A region of Necator americanus strain Aroian chromosome I, whole genome shotgun sequence DNA encodes the following proteins:
- a CDS encoding hypothetical protein (NECATOR_CHRI.G2030.T1) produces MLNELNEAGKRIGLRINRKKTQFMKSAYCEDGGVQLDGSKIVETSSYVYLGRSMNMENDLKGELNRRMRAAWAAFAVVREATAYLHSSDLRGMSRLRDPA; encoded by the coding sequence atgctcaacgaattgaacgaagcagggaagagaataggactgcgaataaacagaaagaagacacagttcatgaagagcgcttactgcgaggacggaggagtacaacttgatgGCTcaaaaatcgtggaaacttcgtcatacgtataccttggacgttctatgaacatggaaaacgacttgaagggagaactgaatagaagaatgagagcagcatgggcagcattcgcagtcgtcagggaagctacggccTATCTTcacagctccgacttaagaggaatgtcccgtcttcgtgACCCAGCGTAA
- a CDS encoding hypothetical protein (NECATOR_CHRI.G2031.T1), with protein sequence MRRIDYRWTKRTLEWIPSHAKRPRGRPPARWGEVFATRMDQLRAQLEMAQGPRQRHSRNLRTSWMTMARERNEWKKCRGQHVQ encoded by the coding sequence atgagaagaatcgactaTAGATGGACTAagagaacgctagagtggatcccaagtcatgctaaacgccctcgagggagaccgccagcGAGATGGGGTGaagtgttcgctacacggatggaccagttgagagctcagctggaaatggctcaaggacctcgtcaacgtcactcacgaaacttgagaacatcttggatgacaatggcgagggaacgaaacgagtggaagaaatGCAGGGGCcagcacgtccagtga
- a CDS encoding hypothetical protein (NECATOR_CHRI.G2032.T1), with protein sequence MEESSNVETAAPDDEITVKVNASRTQRSLRGEKVHLAADDHLRDEEDEDYWSRMVNEVADPSNDDEPAAKARRVHDDSPRVPSVFDRVSQLEDENTQMERDLEYFPFRDPGDRCAGLQTTMRCAFCDAEGEHFRTRASCFGMAMNASTSYAPKDGVRFASEIARGTSRVAYENGNAGIALASRTPFSLT encoded by the coding sequence ATGGAAGAATCCAGCAATGTTGAGACGGCAGCGCCAGATGATGAGATCACCGTCAAAGTAAACGCAAGCCGAACGCAAAGATCGCTCAGAGGAGAGAAGGTGCACTTGGCCGCAGACGATCACTTGCGAGACGAAGAGGATGAGGATTACTGGTCCAGAATGGTCAACGAAGTCGCGGACCCGTCAAACGATGACGAACCAGCTGCCAAAGCGAGACGAGTGCATGACGACTCACCACGCGTTCCGAGCGTCTTCGATCGAGTTAGCCAGTTAGAAGACGAAAACACTCAGATGGAAAGGGATCTGGAGTATTTTCCGTTCAGAGATCCCGGCGATCGCTGTGCAGGTCTTCAAACAACGATGAGATGCGCATTCTGTGATGCCGAGGGAGAACATTTTCGGACGCGTGCCTCGTGTTTCGGAATGGCGATGAACGCTTCGACATCATACGCGCCAAAGGATGGTGTACGTTTTGCATCGGAGATTGCCCGAGGAACGTCCCGTGTCGCTTACGAGAACGGCAATGCTGGTATTGCGCTGGCGTCAAGGACACCATTTTCGCTGACTTGA
- a CDS encoding hypothetical protein (NECATOR_CHRI.G2033.T1) codes for MNADEIYGDTTHLAELIRVRAPTSSQLEAELRLVLDVIHQQVRIASTLALQWDHIKNVNGSIRRANPHYE; via the coding sequence ATGAACGCTGACGAGATTTATGGCGACACCACTCATCTGGCCGAGTTAATCCGCGTACGAGCTCCTACTTCGAGTCAGTTGGAAGCTGAACTGCGACTTGTGCTTGATGTCATTCACCAACAAGTGCGGATAGCGTCGACGCTCGCATTGCAATGGGATCATATCAAAAACGTTAACGGCTCCATCAGGAGAGCAAATCCTCATTACGAGTAG
- a CDS encoding hypothetical protein (NECATOR_CHRI.G2034.T1) produces the protein MQPNVPVRRNSFAFTLSSLMIPPIPLLNTPFITDGVNTALWEPNFTPALHCPTAKAAEELQCDVFEDCTCYPVETKANCKCKSLDITARFQNLQYRLPVVTPSLSFRRKFEFISGVLFRVVHC, from the coding sequence ATGCAACCAAATGTACCAGTAAGAAGGAATTCATTCGCGTTCACTCTAAGTTCCTTAATGATACCACCTATACCTTTGCTTAACACTCCTTTCATCACAGATGGGGTGAACACCGCACTATGGGAGCCTAATTTCACTCCTGCGCTACATTGTCCTACTGCGAAAGCAGCAGAAGAACTTCAGTGCGATGTATTTGAGGACTGCACATGTTATCCTGTAGAGACAAAGGCTAATTGCAAATGCAAGAGCTTGGATATCACAGCAAGGTTCCAAAATCTACAATACCGACTACCTGTGGTAACGCCTTCACTATCATTTCGTCGGAAGTTCGAGTTCATATCAGGTGTTCTGTTTCGTGTGGTACATTGCTAA
- a CDS encoding hypothetical protein (NECATOR_CHRI.G2034.T2), which translates to MIPELELGNRYPEVTACVESCGGPGCDCFYWSSGCLFYRIYLTPNAPEIYEVFRCSSWAEAAKVKFTHTDALRGTTESLVALMQPNVPVRRNSFAFTLSSLMIPPIPLLNTPFITDGVNTALWEPNFTPALHCPTAKAAEELQCDVFEDCTCYPVETKANCKCKSLDITARFQNLQYRLPVVTPSLSFRRKFEFISGVLFRVVHC; encoded by the coding sequence ATGATTCCAGAACTAGAATTGGGGAATCGCTATCCAGAAGTCACGGCATGTGTTGAATCATGTGGAGGACCTGGATGCGACTGTTTCTACTGGAGTTCAGGATGCCTTTTTTATCGCATCTATTTGACGCCGAACGCTCCAGAAATATATGAAGTGTTTCGCTGCAGCAGTTGGGCTGAAGCTGCAAAAGTAAAATTCACTCATACGGACGCGTTACGAGGTACAACAGAATCATTGGTAGCTCTGATGCAACCAAATGTACCAGTAAGAAGGAATTCATTCGCGTTCACTCTAAGTTCCTTAATGATACCACCTATACCTTTGCTTAACACTCCTTTCATCACAGATGGGGTGAACACCGCACTATGGGAGCCTAATTTCACTCCTGCGCTACATTGTCCTACTGCGAAAGCAGCAGAAGAACTTCAGTGCGATGTATTTGAGGACTGCACATGTTATCCTGTAGAGACAAAGGCTAATTGCAAATGCAAGAGCTTGGATATCACAGCAAGGTTCCAAAATCTACAATACCGACTACCTGTGGTAACGCCTTCACTATCATTTCGTCGGAAGTTCGAGTTCATATCAGGTGTTCTGTTTCGTGTGGTACATTGCTAA
- a CDS encoding hypothetical protein (NECATOR_CHRI.G2035.T1) translates to MCAAVVFNPECWPVGAIMITAIIIDFVLTSCYVFLYIPLVIGKPFRVLSSFFYRVIRFVIHTMLQKCRRNRRRRANVADLTELLAVAMMAAAAVVTGCQQVNIFTHRSTVCSNEKTVCKVQLSEVLKINPFKQEACFKLRNNRTAIHEIRATWNSLLLTCEPESISFTISLIISSTASDAPTQDHALDRNALLSTVRV, encoded by the coding sequence ATGTGTGCTGCGGTGGTATTCAATCCGGAATGCTGGCCTGTAGGAGCAATAATGATCACCGCAATCATCATCGATTTCGTCCTAACAAGTTGCTATGTGTTCCTGTACATCCCGCTCGTAATCGGAAAACCATTTCGTGTGCTCTCGAGTTTCTTCTATCGCGTCATCAGATTTGTTATCCACACGATGTTACAGAAATGTCGTCGAAATAGGCGAAGACGGGCGAATGTCGCGGATCTGACAGAACTGCTGGCAGTAGCTATGATGGCAGCGGCTGCTGTAGTAACCGGATGTCAACAAGTAAACATATTTACTCATCGTTCTACCGTATGTTCCAACGAAAAGACGGTCTGCAAAGTACAACTATCTGAGGTCCTGAAAATAAACCCCTTCAAACAGGAGGCGTGTTTCAAACTGAGGAACAACAGGACTGCCATCCACGAAATTCGAGCTACATGGAATTCGCTCTTGCTCACTTGTGAACCGGAGAGCATTTCTTTCACCATATCACTTATCATATCCTCGACAGCAAGCGATGCCCCCACACAGGATCATGCATTGGATCGAAATGCGCTGCTATCAACAGTTCGAGTATGA
- a CDS encoding hypothetical protein (NECATOR_CHRI.G2036.T2), whose product MAIASKVLIKQHQLSCLNPQIMKSLHHLNLREDNDGILRCYGRMRYSALQPSVICPMFVLQKSWLSQLIIEDCHTKGHPSTSHTMANIRQYYWIPKLRSQVTSVIRRCVACQKFNKLPFKYGRDRCTRREGRSGTTGPAFASSTAITSICSCRSRLFWTIQHQPYNLTKPYLNISLRIQQENVMAASLPAWSQDLFTWTSIRIFLRQHVLRRFFARGGVPVSITSDNSPTFTLGETVLEDCRRKIRSDPTISRMISEREIEWRYINPYAPWQGGVYERLIRSVKLALYKTLGKKTPSYEELSTAVIEIEAVLNTRPLLYVDSGPNAEQILRPMDFLQNEFEIPFPLNSAEGDGEDSTYLPADERVAFQSKIHVIRALKTSCEIPEKLWNIWQTQYLTSLREKHQREVGKQRGSSYHPEKGKLETTDGTVREAVVILPSHRKIRRPINLLVPPELEDDHTEEHKEDDSSSANCDGETTPNQVDKQLSDNTTTNEGRTMKEPEGTSSSRYSLRPRQRVTYSEHHVGRVKNVPLMLYTLLAMFVLSSSSLALPAQFDHSSKQQIRCITGGVELVSPTKVTIPNMRRRLL is encoded by the exons ATGGCCATTGCGAGTAAGGTACTGATAAAACAGCATCAACTCTCATGTCTCAATCCGCAAATTATGAAGTCGCTTCATCACCTCAATCTTCGCGAAGATAATGATGGTATTCTGCGCTGCTATGGACGAATGAGATATAGTGCCTTGCAACCTTCAGTGATATGCCCGATGTTCGTCCTACAGAAGTCCTGGTTATCCCAGCTGATCATTGAGGACTGCCATACCAAGGGACATCCAAGTACGAGTCACACCATGGCCAATATACGACAGTATTATTGGATTCCAAAACTACGATCACAAGTAACGAGTGTGATTCGTCGTTGTGTAGCATGTCAGAAATTCAACAAACTTCCTTTCAAGTATGGACGTGATCGCTGTACTCGACGCGAAGGCAGGTCCGGAACAACTGGACCTGCCTTCGCGTCGAGTACAGCGATCACTTCCATTTGCTCATGTAGGTCTCGATTATTTTGGACCATTCAACATCAGCCTTACAACCTTACAAAGCCTTACCTCAACATCAGCCTTCGAATACAACAGGAAAATGTTATGGCTGCATCATTACCTGCATGGTCACAAGACTTATTCACTTGGACATCGATACGGATCTTTCTACGACAGCACGTTTTACGTCGATTCTTTGCACGAGGAGGTGTACCGGTATCCATAACCAGCGACAACTCTCCAACATTTACGCTAGGTGAAACTGTATTGGAAgactgcagaagaaaaatacgcAGTGATCCAACGATTTCAAGAATGATCAGCGAAAGAGAAATCGAGTGGAGGTACATTAACCCCTATGCTCCATGGCAGGGAGGAGTGTACGAACGTCTCATAAGATCCGTAAAGTTAGCACTTTATAAGACGCTTGGAAAGAAAACACCTTCCTATGAAGAACTATCTACTGCAGTGATCGAAATAGAAGCAGTGCTGAATACGAGACCGCTTCTCTACGTGGACTCTGGACCAAATGCGGAACAAATACTACGTCCAATGGATTTCTTGCAGAACGAGTTCGAAATTCCGTTTCCACTAAACTCAGCAGAAGGAGACGGTGAAGATTCCACGTACCTTCCAGCTGATGAACGCGTCGcttttcaatcaaaaataCACGTTATCCGTGCATTGAAAACTTCGTGTGAAATACCAGAGAAGTTGTGGAATATTTGGCAGACCCAGTATCTAACATCTCTGCGTGAAAAACACCAACGTGAGGTCGGAAAACAGCGAGGAAGCAGCTACCATCCCGAAAAAGGAAAGCTG GAAACTACGGACGGCACAGTTAGAGAGGCAGTAGTTATACTGCCCTCCCATCGCAAGATACGACGACCTATAAATCTACTCGTTCCCCCGGAACTTGAAGACGATCATACAGAAGAACACAAGGAAGATGATTCCAGCTCTGCGAACTGCGATGGTGAAACAACACCAAACCAGGTCGATAAGCAGCTGTCAGACAACACCACAACAAATGAAGGTAGGACTATGAAAGAACCTGAAGGAACGTCTTCTTCACGGTATAGCCTTCGTCCGAGACAACGAGTGACCTACAGCGAACATCACGTGGGAAGAGTTAAGAATGTTCCACTAATGCTTTATACACTGTTGGCAATGTTCGTTTTATCTTCGAGCTCGCTGGCATTACCAGCTCAGTTTGACCACTCAAGTAAGCAGCAAATTCGCTGCATCACAGGAGGAGTTGAATTGGTCTCACCCACAAAGGTTACCATACCAAATATGCGCCGAAGACTTCTGTAA
- a CDS encoding hypothetical protein (NECATOR_CHRI.G2036.T1) yields MAIASKVLIKQHQLSCLNPQIMKSLHHLNLREDNDGILRCYGRMRYSALQPSVICPMFVLQKSWLSQLIIEDCHTKGHPSTSHTMANIRQYYWIPKLRSQVTSVIRRCVACQKFNKLPFKYGRDRCTRREGRSGTTGPAFASSTAITSICSCRSRLFWTIQHQPYNLTKPYLNISLRIQQENVMAASLPAWSQDLFTWTSIRIFLRQHVLRRFFARGGVPVSITSDNSPTFTLGETVLEDCRRKIRSDPTISRMISEREIEWRYINPYAPWQGGVYERLIRSVKLALYKTLGKKTPSYEELSTAVIEIEAVLNTRPLLYVDSGPNAEQILRPMDFLQNEFEIPFPLNSAEGDGEDSTYLPADERVAFQSKIHVIRALKTSCEIPEKLWNIWQTQYLTSLREKHQREVGKQRGSSYHPEKGKLVLICDNLQPRQS; encoded by the coding sequence ATGGCCATTGCGAGTAAGGTACTGATAAAACAGCATCAACTCTCATGTCTCAATCCGCAAATTATGAAGTCGCTTCATCACCTCAATCTTCGCGAAGATAATGATGGTATTCTGCGCTGCTATGGACGAATGAGATATAGTGCCTTGCAACCTTCAGTGATATGCCCGATGTTCGTCCTACAGAAGTCCTGGTTATCCCAGCTGATCATTGAGGACTGCCATACCAAGGGACATCCAAGTACGAGTCACACCATGGCCAATATACGACAGTATTATTGGATTCCAAAACTACGATCACAAGTAACGAGTGTGATTCGTCGTTGTGTAGCATGTCAGAAATTCAACAAACTTCCTTTCAAGTATGGACGTGATCGCTGTACTCGACGCGAAGGCAGGTCCGGAACAACTGGACCTGCCTTCGCGTCGAGTACAGCGATCACTTCCATTTGCTCATGTAGGTCTCGATTATTTTGGACCATTCAACATCAGCCTTACAACCTTACAAAGCCTTACCTCAACATCAGCCTTCGAATACAACAGGAAAATGTTATGGCTGCATCATTACCTGCATGGTCACAAGACTTATTCACTTGGACATCGATACGGATCTTTCTACGACAGCACGTTTTACGTCGATTCTTTGCACGAGGAGGTGTACCGGTATCCATAACCAGCGACAACTCTCCAACATTTACGCTAGGTGAAACTGTATTGGAAgactgcagaagaaaaatacgcAGTGATCCAACGATTTCAAGAATGATCAGCGAAAGAGAAATCGAGTGGAGGTACATTAACCCCTATGCTCCATGGCAGGGAGGAGTGTACGAACGTCTCATAAGATCCGTAAAGTTAGCACTTTATAAGACGCTTGGAAAGAAAACACCTTCCTATGAAGAACTATCTACTGCAGTGATCGAAATAGAAGCAGTGCTGAATACGAGACCGCTTCTCTACGTGGACTCTGGACCAAATGCGGAACAAATACTACGTCCAATGGATTTCTTGCAGAACGAGTTCGAAATTCCGTTTCCACTAAACTCAGCAGAAGGAGACGGTGAAGATTCCACGTACCTTCCAGCTGATGAACGCGTCGcttttcaatcaaaaataCACGTTATCCGTGCATTGAAAACTTCGTGTGAAATACCAGAGAAGTTGTGGAATATTTGGCAGACCCAGTATCTAACATCTCTGCGTGAAAAACACCAACGTGAGGTCGGAAAACAGCGAGGAAGCAGCTACCATCCCGAAAAAGGAAAGCTGGTGCTGATATGCGACAACCTTCAACCGCGGCAGTCTTAG
- a CDS encoding hypothetical protein (NECATOR_CHRI.G2037.T1) translates to MLITFAEASSGAMAACVYLRSDDAVNLLMAKGKLPPLDSKLSSTVTIPRVLILSDSEIALNWIKSTTRHDVGPFVKNRVTEVRKIMTSLKKSGYQVQFGHFSSEWNPADCTTRGLDKQSLSNHFWWNVPSFLQNSSETWDKTYKAVTIEKAIGDYLDPITISTSSVSNATSLAPSWDKDLFHRRPIRNMSVVRRIALSLHSSSCPTCECHKNLSYEALTIVAH, encoded by the exons ATGCTGATCACTTTTGCGGAGGCTAGCTCTGGAGCAATGGCAGCGTGTGTATACCTGCGCTCGGACGACGCTGTGAACTTGCTGATGGCTAAAGGAAAACTGCCTCCGCTAGATTCAAAG CTCTCTTCGACTGTGACGATACCTCGCGTACTGATTCTGTCGGATTCCGAAATCGCGTTAAACTGGATCAAGTCTACCACACGACATGACGTCGGACCCTTTGTGAAAAATCGAGTCACGGAAGTTAGGAAAATCATGACTTCTCTCAAGAAGTCAGGATACCAAGTACAATTCGGTCATTTTTCGTCAGAATGGAACCCTGCTGACTGTACAACTAGAGGACTCGACAAGCAATCATTGTCAAACCATTTCTGGTGGAATGTACCATCTTTCCTACAAAACTCATCAGAAACCTGGGACAAGACATACAAGGCGGTTACTATTGAAAAAGCGATAGGAGATTATTTGGATCCCATCACTATAAGTACCTCCTCCGTTAGCAACGCCACTTCACTTGCTCCTAGTTGGGACAAGGATTTATTCCATAGGAGGCCGATCAGAAACATGTCAGTAGTGAGAAGAATCGCTTTGTCGCTTCATTCGAGTTCTTGCCCAACGTGTGAATGCCACAAGAATCTCTCGTATGAAGCTCTCACGATTGTTGCGCATTGA
- a CDS encoding hypothetical protein (NECATOR_CHRI.G2037.T2), translated as MLITFAEASSGAMAACVYLRSDDAVNLLMAKGKLPPLDSKVTVPKLELNAMTLCMRLTKSYHSSLRL; from the coding sequence ATGCTGATCACTTTTGCGGAGGCTAGCTCTGGAGCAATGGCAGCGTGTGTATACCTGCGCTCGGACGACGCTGTGAACTTGCTGATGGCTAAAGGAAAACTGCCTCCGCTAGATTCAAAGGTGACGGTGCCGAAGCTTGAGCTCAACGCGATGACGTTATGTATGCGTCTGACTAAGTCATATCACAGCTCTCTTCGACTGTGA
- a CDS encoding hypothetical protein (NECATOR_CHRI.G2038.T1) produces the protein MVEDAVKVYSRTKEMFNALNMDIREFVSNQQDLMSAIASHYKSAELTPKVLGIKWDSTGDEIQVSCVISAQEQVTKRKVASSIASIYDSMGWMLPLLHRAKLFLQSLWKAQFEWDDRLPEPQQIE, from the coding sequence ATGGTAGAAGATGCCGTCAAAGTGTATTCGCGTACTAAAGAGATGTTTAACGCTCTCAACATGGACATTCGAGAGTTCGTCTCAAATCAACAGGACCTCATGTCTGCAATAGCGAGTCACTATAAGTCAGCTGAATTAACACCGAAAGTTCTAGGGATTAAATGGGATTCTACAGGTGACGAAATACAGGTTTCGTGTGTAATCTCTGCTCAGGAACAGGTGACGAAGAGGAAAGTCGCGAGTTCAATTGCGTCGATATACGATTCCATGGGGTGGATGCTCCCCCTTCTGCATAGAGCAAAGCTATTCCTTCAATCATTATGGAAAGCTCAGTTCGAGTGGGACGACCGGTTACCGGAGCCCCAACAGATAGAGTag
- a CDS encoding hypothetical protein (NECATOR_CHRI.G2039.T1): MCFACNGAHHPSCCFKTSQDEQSFAKQGPTSTSPAKKIKIARQKIYRRSKLPPRSTILALLKTTRILRFVNFILHRKVKTTWEQRFLPTGELTVMDPKSKKLRKVAVLLDTGAELSFIDNSLAEELGLPTLEETTLRLHTFGSEQIQEELCRKVPLETWDEEGNPISLQLLTHRILTKSLVPPPVLKGDLEYIRRMNLPIRLNERQLCVKPLILLGCDQLWSLIRVDQSQLTLPSGLHLLPTRLRHLLTGHLQSALNTVQVCHQNRNVQGWTECWSLDARVNVISTDASSDIVDEKELWARYWSLEAAGTEKYTESENSVQSVIDKRVWGNFRQTVERRDDGYYVRLSWKDVINPFTG; this comes from the coding sequence ATGTGTTTCGCGTGTAACGGTGCTCATCACCCATCATGTTGCTTCAAAACGTCGCAGGATGAGCAATCTTTTGCTAAGCAGGGACCAACTTCAACTTCCCcagcaaagaaaatcaaaatagcGCGTCAAAAGATCTACAGAAGGTCAAAGCTACCACCAAGATCAACCATCTTAGCGCTCCTCAAGACGACCAGGATACTACGATTTGTGAACTTCATTCTGCACAGAAAGGTCAAGACAACGTGGGAACAACGTTTCCTACCGACGGGAGAGTTGACCGTAATGGATCCCAAGTCTAAGAAACTTAGGAAGGTTGCGGTTTTACTTGACACAGGAGCAGAGCTCTCCTTTATAGATAATTCACTCGCGGAAGAGCTAGGTCTGCCCACGTTAGAGGAGACTACATTGCGGTTACACACCTTCGGCTCAGAGCAAATTCAAGAAGAGCTCTGCCGAAAGGTACCGCTGGAAACATGGGACGAAGAAGGGAATCCGATTTCTCTTCAATTGCTTACGCATAGAATATTGACGAAATCGTTGGTACCTCCACCAGTACTGAAGGGAGACTTGGAATACATCAGGAGGATGAATCTTCCTATAAGACTCAATGAACGTCAACTGTGCGTTAAGCCTTTGATATTATTAGGCTGCGATCAACTTTGGTCTCTGATTCGCGTAGACCAATCTCAGTTGACTTTACCATCAGGTCTCCATTTACTTCCTACGCGTTTGAGACATTTACTCACTGGCCATTTACAATCGGCACTCAATACTGTCCAGGTTTGTCACCAAAACAGGAACGTACAGGGATGGACTGAATGTTGGTCGCTAGACGCACGAGTAAATGTTATATCCACGGATGCTTCCTCCGACATTGTGGACGAAAAAGAGTTGTGGGCACGATATTGGTCACTAGAAGCAGCTGGAACAGAAAAGTACACTGAATCTGAGAATAGTGTGCAATCGGTGATAGACAAACGCGTATGGGGCAATTTCAGACAAACTGTGGAGAGAAGAGACGATGGATATTACGTCCGTCTTTCGTGGAAGGACGTTATCAACCCCTTCACCGGATAA
- a CDS encoding hypothetical protein (NECATOR_CHRI.G2040.T1), translated as MSMFNVYLLTVRLARSYGGRYQNTGWPNPQKEHGCSIQLSVSSRSAVNTVTDKAKLMFSEMLGTLLRSLILRARG; from the coding sequence ATGAGCATGTTCAATGTGTACTTATTAACAGTACGACTGGCACGGTCATATGGCGGAAGATACCAAAATACTGGATGGCCAAATCCACAGAAGGAGCATGGATGTTCAATACAACTCTCCGTTTCGTCACGTTCAGCTGTGAACACTGTCACAGATAAGGCAAAGCTTATGTTCTCGGAGATGTTGGGAACGTTGCTGCGGAGTCTTATACTTCGTGCACGCGGATGA
- a CDS encoding hypothetical protein (NECATOR_CHRI.G2041.T2), which translates to MRYGVRELIHFFVEVENLRDLTLKCASLVKFIRTSKPKLLEMRAFGNMCKKSIRKGNAHLSEPNQVCTGALYLYGT; encoded by the exons ATGAGATATGGGGTTCGTGAgttgattcatttttttgtagaagttGAGAATCTTCGAGATCTGACCTTGAAATGTGCGTCGTTGGTCAAGTTCATCCGTACGTCGAAACCCAAGCTCTTGGAGATGCGAGCATTTG GCAACATGTGCAAAAAAAGCATACGGAAAGGAAACGCTCATCTCTCCGAACCAAACCAAGTTTGTACCGGTGCTCTATATCTTTACGGCACGTGA
- a CDS encoding hypothetical protein (NECATOR_CHRI.G2042.T2) — translation MFPKGGGQPHWGSVYFDQHVQVEGSFIQNGRIMNLTQQSMLHERIRLLQYVGTPESNNFKFVWVIAKNLDVSTAISIREQGNLCSPRLAPAVFQDEGYEFLGEADIDNRTMQYVFQGHVHVVDKSQFLAKVFVLTKQRCSCSCAEGTIAATQMPIVAFFYGSYLVSFFSSSSSFHSKINIDHFNAILMIE, via the exons ATGTTCCCAAAAGGTGGAGGACAACCTCACTGGGGAAGCGTCTACTTCGACCAACATGTCCAGGTTGAAGGCAGCTTTATCCAG AATGGTAGGATTATGAATCTAACGCAACAGTCCATGCTCCACGAACGAATACGGTTGCTTCAATACGTGGGGACACCAGAAAGTAATAATTTCAA ATTTGTATGGGTGATCGCCAAAAATCTCGACGTTTCTACAGCAATTTCTATAAGAGAACAGGGGAATCTGTGTAGTCCACGGTTAGCTCCAGCCGTTTTTCAG GACGAGGGCTACGAATTCCTCGGTGAAGCGGACATCGATAATCGGACAATGCAATACGTGTTTCAAGGACATGTTCACGTCGTAGACAAG agcCAGTTTCTCGCAAAAGTCTTCGTGCTAACCAAACAACGATGTAGTTGTTCGTGCGCAG AGGGTACAATAGCGGCTACTCAAATGCCCATC GTCGCCTTCTTCTACGGTAGCTATCtagtatcttttttttcaagcagcTCATCGTTCCACTCTAAGATTAATATAGATCATTTTAACGCTATTCTTATGATTGAGTAG
- a CDS encoding hypothetical protein (NECATOR_CHRI.G2042.T1) has translation MFPKGGGQPHWGSVYFDQHVQVEGSFIQNGRIMNLTQQSMLHERIRLLQYVGTPESNNFKFVWVIAKNLDVSTAISIREQGNLCSPRLAPAVFQDEGYEFLGEADIDNRTMQYVFQGHVHVVDKSQFLAKVFVLTKQRCSCSCAGANVQS, from the exons ATGTTCCCAAAAGGTGGAGGACAACCTCACTGGGGAAGCGTCTACTTCGACCAACATGTCCAGGTTGAAGGCAGCTTTATCCAG AATGGTAGGATTATGAATCTAACGCAACAGTCCATGCTCCACGAACGAATACGGTTGCTTCAATACGTGGGGACACCAGAAAGTAATAATTTCAA ATTTGTATGGGTGATCGCCAAAAATCTCGACGTTTCTACAGCAATTTCTATAAGAGAACAGGGGAATCTGTGTAGTCCACGGTTAGCTCCAGCCGTTTTTCAG GACGAGGGCTACGAATTCCTCGGTGAAGCGGACATCGATAATCGGACAATGCAATACGTGTTTCAAGGACATGTTCACGTCGTAGACAAG agcCAGTTTCTCGCAAAAGTCTTCGTGCTAACCAAACAACGATGTAGTTGTTCGTGCGCAGGTGCTAACGTACAAAGCTAA